TCCCACTGCCCATACTGGCAGGTCAGGTATTTATATTCTCCTTTCAGAACGTAGCCTTCGTCGCAAAAATATTCGATCACAGTGCCCTGAGAGAACCTTCGGCACGGGGACGGGTGGCAGGTGTAGCCTCCGTTCTCCGGCTGATGCGGAGAATCGCACACTGTCCAGGAAGAGACAAACAAAGCATGTTTATCTTATGGACCACGACAGCGAAGAGGGAGCCAAAATTAAAGGGAATAGAAGGAGCTAGACAGCACATCCTGACGGCCCCCGAGAAATACCACTACTTTTTATCAGccctgaaaacattttttgcttAGAGCTTCAGTTCAGTCCCTCGCTAAAATATTTTTGCCCATCCCACTGCTTTGgactttttcatgttacaaACAAAAACGGCGACGTCCTTTActgccatttaatgtgacataGTGTTGCgctgatgccattttttggccccgataccgatacccgatacctggctgtgcagtatcggccgataccgattccataccgataccatctgtttgaaatttatgtgtgtgtgtatatatgaagaactgcatactacttggatgtaaaataattgccatcatggctttgtcaagctgctacctttgtaaagcaggaaaaagactaatacaaagtaaatccagtagaactagtgagtgtcgggagagagaaggctgcgttcaagtgacatacaaacatcaaaatggtatcggtgccctatttgttggttctcgccgataccgataccaccatagTGCGGTATCGGggccccggccgatactggtatcggtatcggcgcaacactaattataacaataatcatatttattgtcatcgcaacatacattccaataaaatctGCTCCCTGCATTAACCCATCATCactttggggagcagtgggctgccactgaaAGGCGCTCAGGGAGCCTATCTGGGGTTAAGAGTCTTGCTCAgtgacccagagtggcagtctgtgggagttgaacccagaacctaaGGGATCCAAGTATAATGCTTGCATCCCTTAGGTCTACTCAGGTAAATCAAGAACCTGAGTCGACATATTGGGGAACCACATTTTTTCTGCTATTCCTGCTCCAAGTCTTTCACTGTATGCCTCAATCACCTTTGGGTATCtataaactaaaacatttgCTGATTATTCTTTGCTAAATAACTCATCTTAGTCAGAGTGGATGGAGAAGGTCTGATAATAACTGTCAAGTCTTGCAAGATGATCCTCGGTTTGTTTTATATGTGGGCTTTGACTTGGCCATTCAACGCAggaacatgctttgatctaaaccgctTCATTGTATGTAGCTTTGGCTGCAACGAGGCGCTCTTTGACAGCGTGATACAGTTTTggctctgtatttagctccttcCTAATAAATGTTTGGACCAGCTTTGCCTTTCAAGCTGTCGAAAAtgaccccacagcatgacgcatCCGCCGGCGTGTTTTTTACCGCCAGGCGATGCGATGCGTTCAAAGCGATGTGTGGTTTTCCGCTCCACGCAACTATGTGCGTGTACGCCAAAAAGTTCACGCCTGCCTTGTCGACAGGTTGTGGCAAACTGTAAAGCTAAAAACCGTGGCTTtgtgtgttatgtgtttttccctccccctatctttccacagagtcaatggcagcgccctgtgggcaccgtgtgaggcggtgtccttggcagcatgggctcagtaaatcgtctccccctgaaatgtttgcgatggcggttgtactgaaatagtaatttccctctgggattattaataataataataataattgaactttattgatctcacaatggagaaattcacttctgcatcttaacccatccccttggggagcagtgggctgccactgtgcggcacctggggagcaattggggattaagggtcttgctcagggacccagaatggcagcttgtgggagttgaagctctgtgctctaaccactaggccaccactccccctattaaagtatttctgattctgatttcttcttgccactcttccataaaagccGTATCTGTGGAGTTGACAACTGGTAGCTGTCAAGTTGACTGATTCTCAcacctgagctgttgatctttagcctcgtgagaccatcctgatctcgcgagctttcaaggtttcactcgcagatcagtctggctactctccgttaaagaaaatttggagccgttcaccaaacgaacgtccaatcagcgttggctttgaggcgggttgaggtgtgacgcaacgaggagcgacagttcagtctaaagaacattgcggcttcagccgatgaaactagcgtcagcgtggctatcgagcaagttttatcggaattacagagtatttctttgctgagctaacgagcctttacctgcagcagcaagagtagcttggcttgtggttgggTTTTCGTcatcgctcgtaacagagcgacgacgaaacaTGTTGAcaagtacgtcatatgcttcgttgatctgattggtttatttggcccgtctatcaccaacataggccaatcagctaaccagtattttcgcccctcaccaaaattacttcaacggaaggtttccagatggatatgcggagcaaatccatctggcggagtcaggtaagttgatctttgcagctcctccagagttacagaGGAGCTTTTCGCCGCGTCTCTGATTAAAGCCATTGTTGCCCGGCATGTCAGTGTAAGTGGACGGCCAAGTAGCTTACAGCTGTGCCATGCTCTCTTTCAGATGAAGGGCTGAATGGTGGTCTGTGCCACGCTGAAGGCTTAGAATgttgttttagaacctaaccTTGCTATAAACTTCTCCACGACTTCCCCCTTGACCCGTCTAGTGTGTTCATTGGTCTTCGTGTTGCTGGTTTACTCGTGTTCTCTAACCAACCTCTTTGCCCATCAGAGATTAAGTGGATCTATGCTGACATAGATCCACATACATTTACTGATAAAGTGATACAATTTGCACTGGGTTGTACTTAGAGGCATCAGAGTAAATGGGTGGGGGTTGgggggctgaatataaatgcacgcCACATTTTCCAGATTatgctttgcaaaaaaaaaaaaatgcatgtggCAAAAGTAACTAGGTTAAAGGTATACTaggcaaccggggttgattttccagcgaggctccccccagagggcgaaagtaaaagtgcactgtcataaagatgctcagctgttctggtttctccgtcaacccaggcgcggttgttttgagcttagcagacaggcgaacgcaacgaaaagtggaaaaaacggcagtacaaacaatgactaacacagtgaaggtatgaacatcagggtttcccgcagcgctatcttggcgaggcagccgccacggccgcctcgccaaactcacgctaccgcctcgccaacattcaataaataaataaataaataaataaataaataaataataataaaaactcaatatgcttgcatgtttatttgacgttaacacgcggttctttgttgctttcgcgcgtgcatatagtgaatggcagggcaaaaacacatggagttctcgccgtaaagcaagaccgactctcgcggtgttGCATGAGACTTCTGAgtctgtgggtgcgggccgagggctcctgcaattgcaagtacggtatttcccccacagaccaccagggcggccgagaaaacctttgttcgacctgaaatgactcatttaatcatccaaaacggtatggaacacattaattaactgaaaaatgttgcatagtatgcctttaaattgaagaaaatgtctcGTAAggcactttgtttttttatgtcccTCATATACGCGGAATTCCTGCAATGACGCAAGCACTGATAACAAACATGGAGTTCAAAGAAGACAGACGACGCGTCTTTACCGTCACCGCGTATACAGCGAGGGGGCTCCGAGGACCAGTGTCCAGGTGTGGTGCAGGTGAGGATGCCGGCTCCTTCCAACAGGTAACCAGGGTCGCAGCTGTACTGCAGCACGGACCCCACGGGGAACAGGCTACTGTTCATCTCAGTTAGGTTAGTTAAGGCATGTTCCACCATGGAGGGTCttacacagccttaaaaaagaaacaataaacaaaacatatgGGTAACAAATGCACTTCTTttacattgctttttttttttttaaatgacttataGTTCATCCACCTTGTTTAATAACACAGCTCACTGGCGATGTGTTGTCCCACTTTCCATAGCGACAGGTTCTGAATTTGTAGTCTCCTTTCAGGATGTAACCTTCATCACAGAAATACTCCACGACAGTGCCGTGAGAAAATCGCCTGCAGGGGGATGGGTGGCACGTGTAACCTCCGTTTTCTGGCTGATATGGAGGTTGGCAGACTGCgcgaaggaaaaaaaaaaaaaaaaaagaatcccatCAGCAATATGTATTGACAGTGTTATTCTCTCTCCCATGGTGGTCCAGGTTTACCGTCGTTGCGTATGCAGCGAGGAAGGTTAGAGGACCAGTCTCCGATGGAGGTGCAGGTGAGGATGCTGCGTCCGACCAGCAGGTAGCCGGGATCACAGCTGTACTGCAGGACTGCGCCCACTGGAAACAGGCTCCTGTTGGTGTCCATCTGATTAGTTGAACCGTGCAGGACCACAGAGGGTCTAATGCAACCTTAGAAAAGAtgaggatggaaaaaaaaacaacacatcagaTTGTTGTTTGCTCCTGTGTGTATTGCccacacagtaaaaaaaaataaaaaatgcccaaCACAAAAATCTTCTGGTGGCTAGgactggacaataattcaataaccaTATATATCGATCAACAGACTTATATGGATGACAGAtaaaaaggggtcaataaaaagttcaatagaataacagatTTCCTGCCTTCTGCATTCTAGCCTaacatgtaggttaatattacagacattacatcctcccaaccaatcacaaacgcagacccaagacccaagctccgcccctttcaaagagttcagagagcacgttttgtttttttctttcttttttttaaacttgcagttttggtaaaaaaaaagttggttgaataaaaaggtttgaattcagtatttttgtgttctgtgtcattaagcaacagcataaaatggtcagggctgcacttaaaaggtatattttgaatttgttgataattatctatatcgatcaataggatttctattttatcgacatacttttttttatatcgtccagccctactggtGACCGGAATCTTTACTAATAACTGGGGAAGGCAAGACTTCCATGACATTtctctattaaaaaaacaatattgtcTAACTATATTGCCAGTCTTTCGGTGTCAGGCGTGCATTTAGGACcgatatatttaaaaagtataatatACTGACCAACCTTTGCTCACACAACTGATCTGCATGGGTCCGTCCCACTGCCCATCCTGACAGGTCAGGTAGGGATAGTCTCCACTGAGTGCAAAGCCCTCATTACAGATGAACTCAATTATAGTGCCATGGGAAAACAATCGACATGGGGATGGATGGCAGGTGTAGCCCCCGTTCTCGGGTTTGGACAGGGGTAGGCATGCTGATGAGGGAAAAGCACAACATACATTTCAACAGCCCATCTTTTAAAGTTGGTTAAATGTTGGCAAACGGGTCAGAAATCTGCATTTTTAGAAGCTTGCGAGTCAGataattaaaactttaaagtgtAGGAAATGACGTCATGAGAAACAGATGACAGCCTGGTTGCTAGAGAGAAGTGTCTTACCCCCGCTTCGTATACACTGAGGAGGTTCTGAGGACCACCGCCCTGATGCGGTGCAGGTGAGGATGCTGGGTCCATCGGGCAAGTAACCGGGGTCACAGCTGTACTGCAGCACCGTGCCCACAGGGAACAAgcctctgttggtctctgtgaGGTTTACCCAGCTGTTCTGGACCATGTAGGGCCTCACGCATCCTGGGGAAAAGGAGGAGTGGAGAGAGGGCTCTTCTGAGAAACACCTTAGTCTGTCAGCAGAATTAAAACAGCTAATCCTGCTGCGCTTTTGAAAGTAGCCTAAAAGCCAGAATAATGACTGGGAAGCAGGCGATTTAAATAAAGTATCATTTCACTGGAAATATGAGATAACATACGACACACTAAACGTGTTTTTCCTGTAAACATatagtgtatttttttctttctaaaggtAATTTTCTTTGAAATGCGTCTATTACTGTTTATTATCATTGTCAATaatttttaacaacatttttaaaaggataCTTTTATAATTCAAATGTTGccatgttcttttatttttatttttagtgttcGCAGCCACACATTTCAACGTTGAAATAGGAGGTCATTGCCATCTGGTGGATTGCAGACACAGGCTAATGTTTTATTACGTAGCTCCTATTCAGTGTGAACAATATATGTAACAATGTTTCATAAATGTAATACTTAATCCCCTAAAGTAATATCTTTATAGGATTACACgctttaattatattttattataattaattacATTTCACAGACAATATACTTGATTGCATAAGCAATATTTGATAGcttaggaaataaaaaaaggagccATATAGATTAGTAGCACCAACAGTATGGATCGTAcggttacatatatatatatatatatatatatatatatatatatatatatatatatatatatatatatatatatatgtacgtacacatatatatgtgtgtgacTTTACGTTTACATGGTTTTATTACTTCACTTTCACGTTAATTCTTAAATAATATTATATCTATTATAAAAAAGCTGCAGTATAACAATGCCTATTGTGCAACAGACAGACCTCCAGATACCCTCATTATTTAACCCACTTGGTTAAATCCAGAACATTTTGCATGCAAAAACTATATTACatgcacacagaaaaaaaaaagaaacctttcATTTCCTCTAATGTGGAAGCATGAGCTCTGTGTCTTACCTGAGCCTTGGCCAGTGGACGCTAGGGTCAGTACCAGCAGCAACACAAAGGACCGCTCACTGGCTGAGGTGTGGGCCCAAAAGGCGTTTGAGATTGACTCTGCTATTCCATCGCACATCTTCCCCCCCCTTGAGAATCCGCTCCACCTAACAAGTGTTGGGGAAAACGTCACGGTTACAATGGCATAACAGCAACAGCTGCGCAGTGCTAGAACAGAGACCCTCTCCCGCTGCCATCGTGTGCAGACACCTGCTTTTGGCGCAGGTACGATGCAGAGCCTGGAGAGCTGCCAGTAAAATGGGTGTGATTGGAGCGCTACGGCGATCTAACGGAGCGCATCAGACCCTTACAGCGAGAAACATTTCACCCAGCGTCGAATAGCTACACAACACCGAGCccgttctctctttttttttattaatggctGTGTTGAGAGAAGCCTTAAGAATGTAAATAATTATCACGTAATGAAGGCTCCGCGTTATAAAACAGATgttacaaacaacaacaacaacaaaaaaaaaaaagacaggttgCATTTAAATGACATTGACAGTGTTTCTGACAGAGAGCTGACATTAGAAAGAGCAGATTCCACACGACTTTGACAGCTAAGAGGAGCTAAGCGCGTCAACCGTCAGTGTTATTGTTCTTAGCTCGCTGTCGCTAACAGCAGATTCAGCTGGATCGTCATTTACctaccacacacaaaaaaaataataaaaacacggCCTCAGAAAACCCTCCGACACAACCTCACGATTcttcagacatttaaaaaacaacgtCTCAGCAACGCTGAGCgagctgtatgttttttttgtgtccccCTAGCAGCAACGTTATAAATAcaaatgtgtgtttaaatgtaagCGGCGCAGCGGTCCGAAGCTAACCGCTGGCTACCTTCCTAGCTGAAGCCGCTAcgctagctgctgctgctgctgctgctgccgcctcGGCTCACCATCAGCTGTCTGGGAAACAACATCCGGGGAGTGTTTGCGTCCCTAGTTACCAACCGTTTACGTCGTCAGgggggagacaaaaaaaacacagacagttcaCAAATGCTTGCTGACTACTCCATCTAAAGTTTCGGGGGGAAAACAAGTAAATAACGTCATGGAAATCATTAAAGGTGGTTTAGATGCCATATCCCGACCTGCGTCCGGCGAGCAAACGGGTAGCAGAGTTGGTCCTGCTGCGCCATGGGAACTTTTGGTTTTGAGCAACGATTCTGCTGACGTCCAGGTAAATAGTACACCAAAGGTAGGCTTCATTTAAATGGAGATTATGTCTGAAAACCTAAAACAACTGATTTCTGTGAAAGCAGAACTGCAGAGGAGAAATGGAACACCGTGGTGGAGCCTCAGAAGCTGGCAAAGGTAAGTTATTATTCCTTTAAGTAACAGCACTTTCCAAAGTACTGGAAACTCTAGAAATACAGCATAAGGATGATCCCTGATAGAATAATTCTACCAATAATTTACTATATCATTATACCAATAATTAGTATTATTGATTATGATtataatcatttatttaaaagctaTGTAGATTGTAACTTCGGTAAAGTAAGAAATTTATTCACAGATTCGGCCTCtccggatcaataactcatcagCGCGAAGAGACAGTAAGCTAGAAGTTTAGaaaggtttatatatatatatatatatatatatataaatatatatatttatatttataaccaCGCACACTCGCCGCTCCTATAAGGGCATCTTACTCCTTAGGAGCAAAAGGACTGCGTTGTTGTTTATGGATCCAAAGTTATCTGCTTATATTAAGGTAGCTCTTGcatttcactttaaaatcacGGCCCAGGTGTCTaaaggaagagcagagaggcaCAGATTCCAATTTGCATGAGATCCAGTTTCGGCCTTCATGTTGAGTCGAGGAGCCATATCATCTGCTTGTGTcggtccactgtgttttttgttgtccAAAATCCATGCAGCGGATTTGTGTGATCGGTGTGTTTAATCGGCCAGCAAACACTCTTGACCTGAGCCCCATGGAGAAACTTTGGGACCAGACCCAGATGCGCTCAGTGGATCTATAAAAGCAACCTGTGCTCCCTAAACACCTCACCAGTGCAAcaggctgatcacctccatgcctcgctgcactgatgcagtaattaatGCAAAAAGAGCCCTGACCATGTACTTAGTGCTGTACATAGTATACATAACACGTAATAGTTGTACAGTGCCGACCACAAGTAATTATTAATAGTTTGTGTTAgaagttgggggaaaaaatgtaacACAAACATATTAATGCACACCTTGTTTATCATGCTGAGCAAATAGTGATCAATAATTAACTACTTCCGGAGTATAAATATGACTTGACCGAGATGTCtacttttcaaaatgggaaagacatgagaaaaaaaaacaatttaaggCAGGTGTGTGTTGatattcataaataaatataaatgccCTAAGGAAAATAGCTACTTGCCTAAATATACCCATATCTACAGCCAGCGCAACGATTCAAAAGTGTTACACAACCGGAACTCAACTGGGTCAAGAAGAGCTGGTAATGGAGGTAAAACAAAAGGCTCATTGTCAGAGAACTGCTGCAGTAAGGGGCATTGTGAGGTCACCAAATCTTTGTGACTAGTGTGAGATGCATTAGAGGAAAAGGCCCTTGTCCTACTATCAGACATATAAACATGCAGAGTGTCCTCAACCAGACTGGGACTGGGTTGTCAACAAAGGTTGAATATATGAAAAATCCCAGCATGCCCACTGTTAAATACAGTGAATCACGTCTGTGATACTGAGGGCCCTGCTTCTCTTAAAATTGCATAGCATCTGCCAGAAATGTAAAATTGGTACGTCATTGGGTCTTTAAGTTggataatgatccaaaaaaTGAATGCTTAAATGGATCAGCTTTCTATGGACATCTCAGTCCCCAGTCCTAAAATACTAAAGAAAGTCAGTGGGGTTAGCTGCCAAGAAGTGAGCAGAACAGATGACCAAGTGTTCTGGATGAGCTAGCGAGATCGTGGAGATTGTGTCCAATATAAAAGGACACCCTCCcaacaaacaataataaaagcaaacaaattaaaaagtaactttAGAAAGACAACTGTACCAGTGTCTCCACATCCTGGACTGATAACAAATGGCACTACATCTGATCACATTTTAATTTACCAGCGAAGCAACAGCGTGATTCACAGACTCATTCAATCAACAGATAAAGCCATACATAAGTTTGTGCAAGGTAGCTTGCAATGTGTTTAGTCCTACTGAACAAACATCTCACTTGCTGTAGTCCATCCAGGCCTCCAGAGAAGCACAAGTAAAGCATCGCTGTAGGCCTCCTGCAGCCTTTACAAGCTTCCTGTTTTGTAATTGGACCAAAGATGAGCTGTGTACAGAGGTGTACAGTTTgagttaaacattattttcaccTTATCTGTTCAGGATCCAACTCTGCATGCTAATGTGTTTGCCTGAGTATAAAATGTTCTACATTGTCTATTTATGTCTTCACCGTCAGACAAATCCTCTGTAACTATAAACCCaaagtattttaatttgtttgttacATTTAACAACGCATCTGATAGAAATCCAGAAATGTTGCAGTTTTATCCTCCTTAGTTCTACATATCATTACCATGCTTTCGGGTCATGTTCCAGGCCATAGCCTGAACAAAGCAGTTGTTGCAACCCTGCAGTGCTTAGACTAAAAACCACTAGGTCATCTGCATACATCAAATAATGTAAAACAATATAGCCAGCTGTGTGTCCAGTATTACAGGCCTTAAGTATTGTTGACAGCTCGtccaaatacaaattaaaaatgataagggaccccccccccccccccccccaccaccaccaccatcttaCCCCATTGCCAAAATTAAGTGGTGCAGACACACTGTTTTCTCATTTAACCAGCATCTCTTTGAGAGCATACCAATAAGATTCTTACAGTAAAATTAATTTCATAAACAAATTTCcatgatttattttatcaagGGCTTTGAAAGCATCCCAAAAACACATACTAACTGGGGAATTTTGACTCTTATATTTAGGAGCAATTTCTTTAAGCGCATATTTACACGTATGTGTACCCAGCTTAGCTTTAAAGCTATCTGAAGATGCACCAAGTTGTGAGATTTGGTCCAGCAGAATCGTTTCAACAATTTTAGACACAATGCTGGCCAATGCGCATTGGTCTGTAATTCAACAAGCAACCAGTTTGCCCAGCTTTATCTAAGGGCTAACAAGACAGATAGCATAGTGCCAGGTAAAAACCCATGTTTAAAAAAGCTGCGAAGCAGATGGTTATTACCAGTAGTcgtacaaaaaaatgtatactggTGATTTTGCAAGAATAGTTTTTTCTTAACATGGAATTTCAcccactgaataaatgcacTCAAGTTAAAGGTTGTTCTTTTCTAAATCTTTAAGTTTCACATTGCAATTTTGCaatacaaatgtatttatttgaggGCTTTTTACACCTCTTTCGTAATCATTGTGGCTGATCTTGTTGTCGTTACGCACTTAGCGAGGTTTTAGAGGTCATCTATGGGATGTCATCTTTTTTACGTCTCAGAATAGCACTACCCTCATAGCGTGTCTGTACGCTGAACAGTACAGACACCACAGACAGTAACAGAGTTTTTGACCggctaaaaaacagaaaaacaaactaaaatgtgAGACATCTCCTGCTCAGTTGAGTGTACAAACAGATTTATCAAAAGTTACATTTGAGGGACGCcattgtttctttcctgttAATTTTCCCTGGAACCGAAGGGACTTGTCTCTGACAAGTGAAAAAGCCTCTAATTAATTATATAATTCACTTCCTATAATCTGGATTCAACACCCAGCAGTGGGAGACACGGTGAACGCTCCGTCTCTGCTGGAAAGCATGTGTGTGATGCACAACAACATTTAGTCGCAACTCAACACAATGTTTGTTGTGGGTTAGATGCTGAAACAATAGCAAACTACTGTTCTACATCCCAACACTGTTTAGTTGAGGTAAAGTTAGGATTCATCATCCAGATAACAGAAGAAATGCTTCTTTCAGATCAGTCTGAAATTGCAGATGAGCAAAATGAGgattcaaagctgcagcaggcCTTTGA
This Fundulus heteroclitus isolate FHET01 chromosome 19, MU-UCD_Fhet_4.1, whole genome shotgun sequence DNA region includes the following protein-coding sequences:
- the LOC105923271 gene encoding sushi domain-containing protein 4, whose product is MCDGIAESISNAFWAHTSASERSFVLLLVLTLASTGQGSGCVRPYMVQNSWVNLTETNRGLFPVGTVLQYSCDPGYLPDGPSILTCTASGRWSSEPPQCIRSGACLPLSKPENGGYTCHPSPCRLFSHGTIIEFICNEGFALSGDYPYLTCQDGQWDGPMQISCVSKGCIRPSVVLHGSTNQMDTNRSLFPVGAVLQYSCDPGYLLVGRSILTCTSIGDWSSNLPRCIRNDVCQPPYQPENGGYTCHPSPCRRFSHGTVVEYFCDEGYILKGDYKFRTCRYGKWDNTSPVSCVIKQGCVRPSMVEHALTNLTEMNSSLFPVGSVLQYSCDPGYLLEGAGILTCTTPGHWSSEPPRCIRGDVCDSPHQPENGGYTCHPSPCRRFSQGTVIEYFCDEGYVLKGEYKYLTCQYGQWDNQMKISCVMEQDHIPTLPLGMPALSIVASTASSVALILLLVVLFVLLQPKLKSFHRRDHGVSGQPVSIMVEGVQVTLPSYEEAVSSTGASTLSPESRVQIVLSEGQHASALEAGPPRPSSLKQQQSEMPAVHPVLQSSSSSPLSSGWILDHAGATGGTSATRRRPSAGSDQHSLSLDSEMDYTDDMPLLKEA